Part of the Lampris incognitus isolate fLamInc1 chromosome 1, fLamInc1.hap2, whole genome shotgun sequence genome is shown below.
gggtgttgaaatgctatatttgtaaaaatctgggcaaatacacaatcgtgagaggcacagaaacaggtttcctgaaagaaaaatgaaatagctgctcatttggaaaggttatcatgtattattttacttctgttagtgtaccaaataaaagggcaccagtgaagttgtgtcaccttgggtgatatcgatatctggtctgacccatggactaactggctttggtctagttagtttcttagtaataatgcccttctaatttaaggttcacaatcacctcacacaatgaaatagtatgggtatattatacatttcctgaatctttacagtcctgtgagtattccagtttttgtgttttgtatccctgatattcctagatgccacagggctaaaagaaagtatatagtttaggcgaacattgcagaaagatgtgtgttattgacgggttgaagagctcaagtgacctctatatttgtgagaaatatccacaacagggcttgaatgaaagctaagaaggtcccctttaaaatgataccaaagacaatattatagaacactgaaaaatgtcctgaccatgaggctaaaccaggatatgcaccagcgtctaaaatgcaatttactttagggggtggttaacttcatgagctgataactgtgatacagctgccactcaggaatggttatcataccaaaatatcatctacagacatggatcctttcaaaaattataagtaagttttgccaccttgagtgtaccgaaataggaaattttgggctctggcccatggactactgggcgctgcacagcggctgctcaccgctcctagctacacagctcggtttggttgaatgcagagaatgaacttcgttgtatgtatgtacaatgacaaaataaaatttaTTCATTAGTTGAACTGGAGGGTATATGgtaattaaaaaagaaaacaaatgcaGCTTGTCTTTCTGATACACTTCTCCCACTGCAGTTATGCGCTCAAACACTTTATCCATGCACGTAAAATTGCATCTTATACAGATGAAAGACAAAGATTTGTTGTCTGACATGTTAGTTAAATCTCCCATGCTCAGCTTTCTTAGCCTTGTTTTGACCCCAATCTTCTTTATTTCAGTTGTTTaaaaaaatatacatacatacacacacacacatatatatatttcccccATAGAAAGACACTAGAGGGTTTTAGTACTCAAAACTGGGCCAGGAATCTCCAGGCACCTAAGAGACTGAattcaagattcaaaggtttatttgtgACATGTACAATGAGCAGCATGAGCAATGAAATGTTATTTTGCCAAACTCCAAAACTGTGCGAAAAACGAGGAAGAGCGACAAGTAAAAGGAATAAGATAACATTTAAAAAGTTAAAAATCTGGGAGTATACTGAAGCTACACTCTGATAATACATATCTATATAGTATATCAGATCTATACACAAATGTGCAAATACTATACAAATGTGCAAATAGATTGGTTGGATTTTGAAAAGCTGTGTTTGGATTGGATCAATTAATGATGCATCTCAATATTTACTTTGATTACAAAATGTTTTTCCTGTTTTGCTTTTTATTTGCTTACTAGCTTAAAGGACATTACATGTCATGAATTATAATGTGTTTGAATGAATGTTATCATAACAATCTTATCTGTTGCAGTGCAAGTCCACGTGACACTTTATTGATATTAAAAAGGACATACACCAGGAGTTCAGGTTGACCACCTTTTTGTCGTAGGCCTAGACTCTTGCCATAGTTTATGTACTATAGCATGATTTGCGATGAGATTGAGATGGCATTAACAAGTTATTGGCACACCTTGATCAATATCAATACCCTCGATGTTATGAAAATTATGGAGCTCCATATATAGCTACTGTGGTTGGGGTTCTTAATGGGTTGAATTGCATTTGGCCCATGTTGTTATTGTGTGGGCTACCGTTACAATAGAAGTTAACTAGCCAGTCTATCTACATAGGACCAGTGAATGGCAAAACTGAGGACTGCCCAAGTCCCAAATGGCCACCATTATATGTCCACATGTTGCCACTATTGTGTTGTATGAGTTGATTAGTGACATAATTTTTTCTCTCACTTACTGTCTTGCAGTTTCATGAAAAAAATCTCCAGGAAATTTCACAACATTAAGCTATCCAGAGGGTTTTTTGTGGCCCCTGCCACATTGTGAACGTGTGACAGTTGATGTCTTTGACGTGACAGACTGCTTTCAGTACTAGCTGTCAACTTGGACAGAAGGCTTAAGTTGCTATCACTGGGTGAACGCCATCTCCTCAAATATGATCTCAGTATGGTTGTTAGTCTCGTCTGTCTTGCATGCATCTCTGGTCGGGTCTCAGCCCAGCCAAAATTCATGGCAGATATCAAGCCCTCCCAATCCCATGCAAGAACAGTCTCCCCAGGCTCCTGGGAATCTGTCCTTCCCCTGGAGCCGTCTCCGCCTACCAAGGTATTTTTCcactcttttctgtccatggtcaCGTTGGCTAACATTTTTGCCAATTTTGGATTCCCTGATAAACTAACCACATGTGCTTCTTTACCTTAGGCACATCACTCCCCTCCACTACCACCTCCTTCTGCATCCCAATCTCACAACCCTCACATTTACTGGCTCAGTGCAGATCCAGATTCATGTCCACAACAACACCAACTGGGTTGTACTGCACTCTAAGGGCCTGCAGATCTCCAAGGCAACTGTTTTGGACCAGAACCTAGCTCATCTATCTGACCAGGTTGTTAAGGAATTAGAAATGTTTATTCTACTACTAATAGATattgtaatgaaaaaaaaaacctagaaTGGACCAGAACAAAACAAATCAATTTCACAAACATGTTCAGAGGCTTGGCAGGAAAGATTAATTAGATTGGATCATTGTTTGTATTATGAGGTCATGATTTATATCTTGACTGACCCCACTCTCTATCTCTTTGGATAGGTTCTTCCAGTTGTTTACAACCTTGCCCATGAGCAGGCTGCCATTTTCTCTCCCAGGGTGCTCAGTGGTGGGCAAACGTATTTCTTGTGTATTGAGTTTGGGGCAGAGCTTTCTGAAGGATTTTATGGCTTCTATAGGAGCAGCCACAAAACCAATACTGGAGAAACCAGGTAGAATTATTGTGCTGTGAAAACATCTCTTCACCGACAGCAGCATAGAGGATTTGTAAAGATTCACATTCACTTTAATCTGTTTCCAGGACGTTAGCTTCAACACACTTTGAGCCCACTAGTGCTCGGATGGCATTTCCCTGCTTTGACGAGCCCAGTTTCAAAGCCAACTACTCCATAAGGATCAGGAGGAGCTCAAAGCACATTGCGTTGTCCAACATGCCGATAGTATGTATGCTACTTACATGGTATTTTCTTTATCAGTACAATGCCACACATATGCTTGAATGTGAGTTGTTTGCATTATAATTTTGTATACTATAGGAGGAGACAGTAGCACTTGATAAGAACCTGCTTGAGGACAGCTTTGCCGTGAGCGTAAAGATGAGCACATACCTGGTTGCCTTCGTAATCTGTGACTTTAAATCTGTCACTGCAACAACATCCTCTGGAGTGCAGGTTTGAAATCAGTGAAGATGTGCACATTGCCTGGTCCCCATTTTTTGTCCATTTATAAACATTGCTCAAAGACTAAAAGATGAAACAGTCTAGGGaattgtaaaaaaataataaaaaaaataccaTCTTTATATTTGGGAGGTTCTTCATGTAGCTGGCACACTGCTTTCTTCCATAGGTGTCCATCTATGCTGCTGCTGAGAAATGGCATCAGACCCATTATGCTCTTGAGGTTGCTGTCAAGATCCTGGACTTCTATGAGAAGTATTTCAACATCTTCTACCCTTTACCCAAGCAAGGTAATCCTCTAGTTGGCTCTCTATGAACGAGCAAGGTGTATTCTTTCTGCCTTGCACTTCAAATGTCCCTCATTTTCTCTGTCATTGTCTCTCTTTGCCCTGTGCCTTGCCTTTTTCTCACTGTCTTAATTTCCCCTCCCTTAGATCTTATAGCCATTCCAGACTTCCAATCCGGTGCAATGGAGAACTGGGGCCTGACTACATACAGAGAAACCAGCCTTCTCTATGACCCTCACACCTCCTCTGCTTCTGATAAACTCTGGGTTACAATGGTTATTGGCCACGAGCTTGCCCACCAGGTGAGAATGGGACAGTGTTTGGAGTCTAACAAAAGTAGAAATTTAACTTTTGTTAATATTCTTTGTCTGGTTCAGATATCAAAAGTGCCACAGATAAATACATAAAGCCGACAAAGCAGAGAACTGGTAAACCTTTTGTTTTTCCCCCACAGTGGTTTGGTAACTTGGTGACGATGGAGTGGTGGAATGATATCTGGCTAAATGAAGGATTTGCCAGATACATGGAGTACATTTCAGTGGAGGCTACTTACCCTGAACTTGAAGTGGTAGGTGTTGTGTTTTATCAAACATTTTTGATAACATGACAAGAAAAACATCACATGCAATACAAAAACTCATTTGAAATGTGAGGAATAGATGTGTATATTATTTATGGCAGAGCTATTGTAAATCTCCCTCATACTCAAACCACATAGGGGGATTATCTACTGGACACCTGCTTTGCAGCAGTTGGTCGAGATTCTCTGGATTCCTCCCGACCCATATCCAGCCTCGCAGAGAGTCCCACTCAGATCAAAGAGATGTTTGACACAGTCTCCTATGACAAGGTACTACATCATGTTAAACTCAAACACATCCACAATTTCTCAAGTGGCTGCCACATCTGGCAATGACAATGTCTGTGTGGTATGAGCATCTAGCTGTGTCTGGATCTACAACAATAGATTGGGTGGGATGAGTTTGGCattaagacaaaaaaacaaacgttTCTTTCTTTATCTTTCATACCAGGGTGCCTGTGTCCTACACATGCTGAGAATCTTTTTGACAGATGAGGTGTTCCAGAGTGGGATAGTACGATACCTCCGCAAGTACAGCTACAGCAATGCACGCAACCAGGACCTGTGGGACAGTCTAgctaatgtaaaaaataaaaaatcttagACACAAATTACGTGCAAGATAACATGTTTCCACCTGTCTGTTAACCCCTTGCAAATCAAGAATAAGAAAGACAGAAACTGGTGTTCACAAATAAAGCTTTGGGTTTGTATTCTTCCTCAGACATGCTCAGAGGAAGACTTCACTTCTGGAAGACACTGTTATAGCAGCAGCCAGGCACCCAAGAATGCAGTAAATAAACATACAGCTCTTAACCTCATATTTTTGCAGCAGACAAGTTTGCCTCTGCAAATCTCAAAACAGTTTTCAAGATCATTACTGAGCCTACATTGTTGTGCAGTCTGATGCTCACATCTTGGTGTTGTTTTAAAGGCTTGATCCTTGATTGGCTGTTGTGTTTCACAGTACCTGTTTGCAGGAGAGCACATGGACCTGACAGCCATGATGAACACCTGGACATTGCAGAAAGGTATTCCCGTGGTGACGGTAATTAGGAAGGGATCTCATCTACTATTAACACAGGAGAGGTTCTTGAAGACTGTCCTCCCCTCTGACCCCCACTGGTCTACAATGCAGCAGGGGTAGGCATGCTCAAAATACACTTTTCGCACTCAGCTATACATATTCCTTCCCTTTATGCACTCATGTATGCTTTGCTTAATATTCATCTGTTTTACCCAAGCTAACGAGTCTCCTTAACCTATTAACTCAACTCTGAGCCAGGCTACCACCACAGCAAATAAAACTTGGATTTTAGTTAACCTTAGAGCATTGTTTCCCAATCCAGTCCTCAAGTACTccctgtaaccctgcataggaagGTCTGCTTGTACTTAACCAATCAGCACTTAAAAGGGAAAATTCACAaacttttcaaccttatctctgtctatctgtgacagaggtagcacatgaaaaacatctgcagttgttcccgatcatttctgcatctctggagcaGCAGTgaaacagagatttttttttctggccGACAAGTGACGTATTCTGACATCAGATGGGAACCGGAAAATCTAACAGTCTAGCAGGGTTTTCCTAATTCTCTAATCTACTCAAAACACACTGTTCATGAAACACCTCCTAATCCTCTCAGCTAAGCTAGATTGCCTGTGGTAGAAATGATGTCCCACAATActggcggagatgattttatggacgacgatacagaagctagcttgcagcaatgcattctggtatgtgtaggcaCTATGGGAAAGATTCTGATTAGGACAACATCGATTTTTCCATTAacagtacacagtgaggactttattgctgactgactacattactcatcagtattgATTGCACATAAAACAAATcattggtgaaatttcccttcaGTTGAGTCAGATTTGGCTCACCTGACATAATTCAGGGCTACAGTATGATTTGTTGAGTAACTAAAAGCGCACCTACTTAtagtgcagggttacaatgaaaatctgcaggaaagGCAGTCCTTGTGGACTGGATTGGGAAACACTGCCTCAGTATTAAAATAAACGCTTACATAATTCAAAATAACAGTGTGTTCCCTTGTATAGGTACCTTTGGCACATCCCCCTAACGTACAAGACAAGCACTTCCAGCACCATCCACCGACACCTgatgacaacacacacaggtaagagggaaaaaaaactatgCTCAATTTAACCTATATTCAGTACTGTATCTAAGCTGGTTCTTTTCCATCAGTACCGACAGGCTGTTATTTTTATGTGTCATCTAGACAGTGTGCATGTTGGAGAGGAAGTGGGCTGGGTGAAGGTGAACATTGACATGGCTGGATATTATCTGGTTCACTATAAGGGCAATGGCTGGACTGAGCTGACCAAGCTTCTGAGGGAAAACCACACCACCTTGAGCTACAGAGATAGGACTCATCTGATACACAACACCTTTCAGTTAGTCacgtaagtatgtgtgtgtgtgtgtgtgcgtgtgtgtgcgtgtgcgtgcgcacgcgcgtgtgcgcgcgtgcgtgcatatCTGTTTTGTTTGGTGTTGTGTGTTGGAGTGAGACagaaaagcagatttttttttaagattttgatcagctgaacagctgatcaactcagagtctgggatggatgaaaagtggacctctctgagcaccaccctctttgacaatgcagcccaatccattggcttcaaaaccacgaaacatcaggactggtttgatgacaatgccggaatgatctccaccctcctggacaacatgcataaggcacacagagccgccctcagcaaccca
Proteins encoded:
- the erap2 gene encoding endoplasmic reticulum aminopeptidase 2, yielding MISVWLLVSSVLHASLVGSQPSQNSWQISSPPNPMQEQSPQAPGNLSFPWSRLRLPRHITPLHYHLLLHPNLTTLTFTGSVQIQIHVHNNTNWVVLHSKGLQISKATVLDQNLAHLSDQVLPVVYNLAHEQAAIFSPRVLSGGQTYFLCIEFGAELSEGFYGFYRSSHKTNTGETRTLASTHFEPTSARMAFPCFDEPSFKANYSIRIRRSSKHIALSNMPIEETVALDKNLLEDSFAVSVKMSTYLVAFVICDFKSVTATTSSGVQVSIYAAAEKWHQTHYALEVAVKILDFYEKYFNIFYPLPKQDLIAIPDFQSGAMENWGLTTYRETSLLYDPHTSSASDKLWVTMVIGHELAHQWFGNLVTMEWWNDIWLNEGFARYMEYISVEATYPELEVGDYLLDTCFAAVGRDSLDSSRPISSLAESPTQIKEMFDTVSYDKGACVLHMLRIFLTDEVFQSGIVRYLRKYSYSNARNQDLWDSLANTCSEEDFTSGRHCYSSSQAPKNAYLFAGEHMDLTAMMNTWTLQKGIPVVTVIRKGSHLLLTQERFLKTVLPSDPHWSTMQQGYLWHIPLTYKTSTSSTIHRHLMTTHTDSVHVGEEVGWVKVNIDMAGYYLVHYKGNGWTELTKLLRENHTTLSYRDRTHLIHNTFQLVTAGYLSIDKALDLMGYLHLETHIVPLLQGLGFLEAFYSMLEKRDESDLTYKLRVYILGFFRNIIDQQIWSDIGSVSERRLRSEVLSLACHLNDPPCLEQANQSFRDWLQSNGTLNLPTDVAETVYSVGAQDEHGWASLFHTYTISLSEAHKYKILSALASSKDTNKLHKLLDLGLEGEVIRSQDLSSLILMVARNPQGHHLAWNYVKKNWDTLVHKFQLGSFCIRNIIIGTTGQFSCPEELSEVQLFFESIEEQASQLTATRVAIDNLQKNVLWVQRNLETLRNWLNEQMNSTI